A region of Bicyclus anynana chromosome 15, ilBicAnyn1.1, whole genome shotgun sequence DNA encodes the following proteins:
- the LOC112056287 gene encoding uncharacterized protein LOC112056287 isoform X3: protein MKSSKQTEKRAAHSNEDAEDGKSVRYKYCVVPRCRSSTRRTPHKLFLSMPRGEARHAWLAAMGRGPQHRALSLTCNRFCCEDHFNLEEDMINYLQWKLMGRKETKKLMLRKGVVPHKFDCQTETASNPQVEEQKQLISEKTEEEQLEMTLDLRRAKIKKINNRKRKVTEEKNLQDKKIKMISPVLDEELISEQKKKLEKISNVSNEADVISQNIEELGKYTFQVKIEAEEVEEEPNEELIPENFINDLELPAEESSILLDVNVKVEELDEEFEPEVIKEEVQVDVIAD, encoded by the exons ATGAAATCTTCGAAGCAGACTGAGAAACGTGCCGCCCACAGCAATGAG GATGCGGAGGACGGCAAGTCGGTGCGCTACAAGTACTGCGTGGTGCCGCGCTGCCGCAGCAGCACGCGCCGCACGCCGCACAAGCTGTTCCTCAGCATGCCGCGGGGCGAGGCGCGGCACGCGTGGCTGGCCGCCATGGGGCGCGGCCCGCAGCACCGCGCGCTGTCGCTCACGTGCAACCGGTTCTGCTGCGAGGACCACTTCAAC CTTGAAGAAGACATGATAAACTACTTACAGTGGAAACTGATGGGCAGAAAGGAAACTAAGAAGCTGATGCTGAGGAAAGGAGTCGTTCCGCACAAATTTGACTGTCAAACTGAAACCGCATCAAACCCTCAAGTGGAAGAGCAAAAGCAATTGATTTCAGAAAAAACTGAAGAAGAGCAGTTGGAAATGACTTTGGACCTAAGACGAGCAAAGATAAAAAAGATCAACAATAGGAAACGAAAAGTGACAGAGGAAAAAAACTTGCAAgataaaaagattaaaatgATTTCACCTGTATTGGATGAAGAATTGATTTccgaacaaaaaaagaaattggaaaaaatttcaaatgttTCAAATGAGGCGGATGTGATTTCGCAAAATATAGAAGAATTAGGAAAATATACGTTCCAAGTAAAAATTGAAGCAGAAGAAGTTGAAGAAGAACCTAATGAAGAACTAATACCAGAAAATTTCATTAATGATCTAGAGTTACCTGCTGAAGAGTCAAGTATTTTACTAGACGTTAATGTCAAAGTTGAGGAACTTGACGAAGAATTCGAACCGGAAGTTATAAAAGAAGAAGTACAAGTAGATGTAATAGCAGATTAA
- the LOC112056287 gene encoding uncharacterized protein LOC112056287 isoform X4 — protein sequence MRFSIKDAEDGKSVRYKYCVVPRCRSSTRRTPHKLFLSMPRGEARHAWLAAMGRGPQHRALSLTCNRFCCEDHFNLEEDMINYLQWKLMGRKETKKLMLRKGVVPHKFDCQTETASNPQVEEQKQLISEKTEEEQLEMTLDLRRAKIKKINNRKRKVTEEKNLQDKKIKMISPVLDEELISEQKKKLEKISNVSNEADVISQNIEELGKYTFQVKIEAEEVEEEPNEELIPENFINDLELPAEESSILLDVNVKVEELDEEFEPEVIKEEVQVDVIAD from the exons ATGAG ATTTAGTATAAAGGATGCGGAGGACGGCAAGTCGGTGCGCTACAAGTACTGCGTGGTGCCGCGCTGCCGCAGCAGCACGCGCCGCACGCCGCACAAGCTGTTCCTCAGCATGCCGCGGGGCGAGGCGCGGCACGCGTGGCTGGCCGCCATGGGGCGCGGCCCGCAGCACCGCGCGCTGTCGCTCACGTGCAACCGGTTCTGCTGCGAGGACCACTTCAAC CTTGAAGAAGACATGATAAACTACTTACAGTGGAAACTGATGGGCAGAAAGGAAACTAAGAAGCTGATGCTGAGGAAAGGAGTCGTTCCGCACAAATTTGACTGTCAAACTGAAACCGCATCAAACCCTCAAGTGGAAGAGCAAAAGCAATTGATTTCAGAAAAAACTGAAGAAGAGCAGTTGGAAATGACTTTGGACCTAAGACGAGCAAAGATAAAAAAGATCAACAATAGGAAACGAAAAGTGACAGAGGAAAAAAACTTGCAAgataaaaagattaaaatgATTTCACCTGTATTGGATGAAGAATTGATTTccgaacaaaaaaagaaattggaaaaaatttcaaatgttTCAAATGAGGCGGATGTGATTTCGCAAAATATAGAAGAATTAGGAAAATATACGTTCCAAGTAAAAATTGAAGCAGAAGAAGTTGAAGAAGAACCTAATGAAGAACTAATACCAGAAAATTTCATTAATGATCTAGAGTTACCTGCTGAAGAGTCAAGTATTTTACTAGACGTTAATGTCAAAGTTGAGGAACTTGACGAAGAATTCGAACCGGAAGTTATAAAAGAAGAAGTACAAGTAGATGTAATAGCAGATTAA
- the LOC112056287 gene encoding uncharacterized protein LOC112056287 isoform X2, whose amino-acid sequence MCVRLLPKQNWRFREVRAFLHHIGPYDDTVVIPDDEKIISKYDDIICIIENQISAEPKPQTTQKQEDDIENQIQWSLVGTSKYFEGLLQNDDLLSTKKLDTKHAIKEVKVDDDVVIIDDEEDNIDYYINSNKEPENVKFKDQYSEFLQNYDSSKMWRVKKTGKVDPEKVKGVSKPKQVVAASQKQVAASSQKPSLKQTAATDLATKANTSPTFLLTQPIATTSQFMATSQNTFTPPFLITPLDGQTPQFILPPQNQTTQQNAAAQLLAISTAIVRSIHPDSILMTDNSPPTYLLSNFVTAPSQHLSGTNTDGKTKQRDLTFIDDLPSKTPSLENEDENQFQPVIIKTERVENF is encoded by the exons ATGTGTGTTCGACTGCTGCCAAAACAGAACTGGAGATTCCGCGAAGTCCGGGCTTTTCTTCATCAC ATCGGTCCTTATGATGATACAGTTGTCATACCAGATGACGAaaaaattatcagtaaatatgatgatattatctGTATAATAGAAAATCAAATATCCGCAGAACCCAAGCCTCAAACTACACAA aagCAGGAAGATGACATCGAAAATCAAATCCAATGGAGTTTGGTAGGAACTAGTAAATATTTCGAAGGTCTACTACAAAATGATGATTTACTGAGTACAAAAAAGTTGGATACAAAACATGCAATTAAAGAAGTTAAGGTGGATGATGACGTAGTGATTATAGATGACGAAGAAgataatatagattattatataaatagtaataaagaacctgaaaatgtaaaattcaaAGATCAGTATTCAGAATTCCTCCAGAATTACGACAGTTCAAAGATGTGGAGAGTGAAAAAAACAGGAAAAGTTGATCCTGAAAAAGTTAAAGGAGTGTCTAAACCTAAACAAGTGGTAGCAGCATCTCAGAAACAAGTTGCTGCATCATCACAGAAGCCTTCTCTAAAACAAACAGCAGCAACAGACTTAGCTACGAAAGCTAATACTTCACCAACATTTCTACTAACACAACCGATTGCAACAACCTCTCAATTCATGGCAACATCACAAAACACATTCACACCTCCATTTTTAATCACTCCATTAGATGGACAAACTCCGCAATTTATACTACCTCCACAAAATCAAACAACACAACAAAATGCCGCGGCTCAATTACTGGCCATATCGACTGCAATTGTTAGGAGTATACATCCTGACTCCATATTAATGACAGACAACAGTCCGCCAACATATTTGTTGAGCAATTTTGTAACGGCTCCTTCTCAACACTTGAGTGGAACTAATACTGATGGGAAAACGAAACAGCGTGACTTGACTTTTATTGATGATTTACCGTCAAAGACCCCATCACTTGAAAATGAAGATGAAAATCAATTCCAAccagttattataaaaactgaaagagttgaaaatttttaa
- the LOC112056287 gene encoding uncharacterized protein LOC112056287 isoform X1, whose protein sequence is MSDHKCVFDCCQNRTGDSAKSGLFFITIRTVPRVIRKQWTKIIAREKCDPYFEPNDYSVMCSEHFAPYEISESRINTTALPTINIGPYDDTVVIPDDEKIISKYDDIICIIENQISAEPKPQTTQKQEDDIENQIQWSLVGTSKYFEGLLQNDDLLSTKKLDTKHAIKEVKVDDDVVIIDDEEDNIDYYINSNKEPENVKFKDQYSEFLQNYDSSKMWRVKKTGKVDPEKVKGVSKPKQVVAASQKQVAASSQKPSLKQTAATDLATKANTSPTFLLTQPIATTSQFMATSQNTFTPPFLITPLDGQTPQFILPPQNQTTQQNAAAQLLAISTAIVRSIHPDSILMTDNSPPTYLLSNFVTAPSQHLSGTNTDGKTKQRDLTFIDDLPSKTPSLENEDENQFQPVIIKTERVENF, encoded by the exons ATGTCTGATCATAAATGTGTGTTCGACTGCTGCCAAAACAGAACTGGAGATTCCGCGAAGTCCGGGCTTTTCTTCATCAC cATTCGCACCGTTCCAAGAGTAATACGTAAACAATGGACTAAAATAATAGCCCGCGAGAAATGCGATCCTTATTTCGAACCGAATGATTACAGTGTGATGTGTTCTGAACATTTCGCTCCTTatgaaatttctgaaagtcgtaTAAATACTACAGCTCTACCGACAATTAAC ATCGGTCCTTATGATGATACAGTTGTCATACCAGATGACGAaaaaattatcagtaaatatgatgatattatctGTATAATAGAAAATCAAATATCCGCAGAACCCAAGCCTCAAACTACACAA aagCAGGAAGATGACATCGAAAATCAAATCCAATGGAGTTTGGTAGGAACTAGTAAATATTTCGAAGGTCTACTACAAAATGATGATTTACTGAGTACAAAAAAGTTGGATACAAAACATGCAATTAAAGAAGTTAAGGTGGATGATGACGTAGTGATTATAGATGACGAAGAAgataatatagattattatataaatagtaataaagaacctgaaaatgtaaaattcaaAGATCAGTATTCAGAATTCCTCCAGAATTACGACAGTTCAAAGATGTGGAGAGTGAAAAAAACAGGAAAAGTTGATCCTGAAAAAGTTAAAGGAGTGTCTAAACCTAAACAAGTGGTAGCAGCATCTCAGAAACAAGTTGCTGCATCATCACAGAAGCCTTCTCTAAAACAAACAGCAGCAACAGACTTAGCTACGAAAGCTAATACTTCACCAACATTTCTACTAACACAACCGATTGCAACAACCTCTCAATTCATGGCAACATCACAAAACACATTCACACCTCCATTTTTAATCACTCCATTAGATGGACAAACTCCGCAATTTATACTACCTCCACAAAATCAAACAACACAACAAAATGCCGCGGCTCAATTACTGGCCATATCGACTGCAATTGTTAGGAGTATACATCCTGACTCCATATTAATGACAGACAACAGTCCGCCAACATATTTGTTGAGCAATTTTGTAACGGCTCCTTCTCAACACTTGAGTGGAACTAATACTGATGGGAAAACGAAACAGCGTGACTTGACTTTTATTGATGATTTACCGTCAAAGACCCCATCACTTGAAAATGAAGATGAAAATCAATTCCAAccagttattataaaaactgaaagagttgaaaatttttaa